A single Vulpes lagopus strain Blue_001 chromosome 3, ASM1834538v1, whole genome shotgun sequence DNA region contains:
- the TBATA gene encoding protein TBATA isoform X1, with the protein MATDVKTQLAEHPLMSPRAELKPEKKSGHRPRSHGDNGPQKELMIPGIVDFQLIQTALKTPKPQTPGAYRFGRLSHHSFFSRHHPHPQRVTHIQDLTGKPVCVVRDEFSVAPLPQATLLSRCLMGLPTISVPIGDPQSNREPRLSSEAWKKELRDLASRVAVFTKENELKSKEVGQKEEPQREQGAKYSAETGRLIPTSTRVIGRRHSRQGPRMYSSGKDEGVQTVFLKDHELLVLELLCQILQTDSLSAIQFWLLYAPPKEKDLALGLLQTAVAQQFPQPLVSIPLEKLLHQLQEFQEPSQEKQQPPYSQSPKKTKTPPLPKGDRPEYIGRAQILRMHLNQNTEDRNSKPKAECGV; encoded by the exons ATGGCCACAGACGTGAAGACCCAGTTGGCTGAACATCCACTGATGAG TCCAAGGGCTGAGCTGAAGCCTGAAAAGAAGTCAGGGCACAGGCCAAGGAGCCACGGGGACAACGGGCCACAGAAAGAACTGATGATCCCAGGGATCGTGGATTTCCAGCTGATCCAAACAGCACTGAAGACCCCCAAGCCCCAAACCCCTGGGGCCTACCGCTTTGGCCGCCTCAGCCACCACTCCTTCTTCTCCCggcaccacccccacccacaaCGTGTGACCCACATCCAAG ATCTCACCGGGAAGCCCGTCTGTGTCGTCAGAGACGAGTTCTCTGTGGCCCCCTTGCCTCAAGCCACACTTTTATCCCGCTGTCTGATGGGGTTGCCCACCATCTCTGTCCCCATCGGAGACCCGCAGTCCAATCGGGAACCCCGGCTTTCTTCTG AGGCATGGAAAAAGGAGTTGAGAGACCTGGCTTCCCGGGTGGCCGTCTTCACCAAGGAGAATGAGCTGAAGAGCAAAGAGGTGGGT CAGAAGGAGGAGCCTCAGCGGGAGCAAGGGGCAAAGTACTCAGCTGAGACCGGGAGGCTCATCCCCACTTCCACCCGAGTCATTGGTCGCCGCCACTCCCGCCAGGGCCCACGGATGTATTCTTCTGGCAAAGATGAAGGAGTCCAGACTGTCTTCCTAAAGGATCATGAGCTGCTG GTCCTGGAGCTCCTTTGTCAGATCCTGCAGACAGACTCCCTGAGCGCTATCCAGTTCTGGCTACTTTACGCTCCCCCAAAAG AGAAAGACCTGGCCCTGGGACTCCTGCAAACAGCCGTGGCTCAGCAATTTCCACAACCCCTAGTCTCTATCCCGTTGGAAAAACTTCTCCATCAGCTCCAGGAATTCCAAGAGCCATCTCAAGAGAAGCAACAGCCGCCCTACAG CCAATCCCCGAAGAAGACGAAGACCCCACCACTACCCAAAGGCGACCGACCAG AGTACATCGGGAGAGCACAAATTCTCCGGATGCATCTGAACCAGAACACAGAAGACAGAAATTCAAAGCCGAAGGCAGAATGCGGAGTCTGA
- the TBATA gene encoding protein TBATA isoform X2 produces the protein MATDVKTQLAEHPLMSPRAELKPEKKSGHRPRSHGDNGPQKELMIPGIVDFQLIQTALKTPKPQTPGAYRFGRLSHHSFFSRHHPHPQRVTHIQDLTGKPVCVVRDEFSVAPLPQATLLSRCLMGLPTISVPIGDPQSNREPRLSSEAWKKELRDLASRVAVFTKENELKSKEQKEEPQREQGAKYSAETGRLIPTSTRVIGRRHSRQGPRMYSSGKDEGVQTVFLKDHELLVLELLCQILQTDSLSAIQFWLLYAPPKEKDLALGLLQTAVAQQFPQPLVSIPLEKLLHQLQEFQEPSQEKQQPPYSQSPKKTKTPPLPKGDRPEYIGRAQILRMHLNQNTEDRNSKPKAECGV, from the exons ATGGCCACAGACGTGAAGACCCAGTTGGCTGAACATCCACTGATGAG TCCAAGGGCTGAGCTGAAGCCTGAAAAGAAGTCAGGGCACAGGCCAAGGAGCCACGGGGACAACGGGCCACAGAAAGAACTGATGATCCCAGGGATCGTGGATTTCCAGCTGATCCAAACAGCACTGAAGACCCCCAAGCCCCAAACCCCTGGGGCCTACCGCTTTGGCCGCCTCAGCCACCACTCCTTCTTCTCCCggcaccacccccacccacaaCGTGTGACCCACATCCAAG ATCTCACCGGGAAGCCCGTCTGTGTCGTCAGAGACGAGTTCTCTGTGGCCCCCTTGCCTCAAGCCACACTTTTATCCCGCTGTCTGATGGGGTTGCCCACCATCTCTGTCCCCATCGGAGACCCGCAGTCCAATCGGGAACCCCGGCTTTCTTCTG AGGCATGGAAAAAGGAGTTGAGAGACCTGGCTTCCCGGGTGGCCGTCTTCACCAAGGAGAATGAGCTGAAGAGCAAAGAG CAGAAGGAGGAGCCTCAGCGGGAGCAAGGGGCAAAGTACTCAGCTGAGACCGGGAGGCTCATCCCCACTTCCACCCGAGTCATTGGTCGCCGCCACTCCCGCCAGGGCCCACGGATGTATTCTTCTGGCAAAGATGAAGGAGTCCAGACTGTCTTCCTAAAGGATCATGAGCTGCTG GTCCTGGAGCTCCTTTGTCAGATCCTGCAGACAGACTCCCTGAGCGCTATCCAGTTCTGGCTACTTTACGCTCCCCCAAAAG AGAAAGACCTGGCCCTGGGACTCCTGCAAACAGCCGTGGCTCAGCAATTTCCACAACCCCTAGTCTCTATCCCGTTGGAAAAACTTCTCCATCAGCTCCAGGAATTCCAAGAGCCATCTCAAGAGAAGCAACAGCCGCCCTACAG CCAATCCCCGAAGAAGACGAAGACCCCACCACTACCCAAAGGCGACCGACCAG AGTACATCGGGAGAGCACAAATTCTCCGGATGCATCTGAACCAGAACACAGAAGACAGAAATTCAAAGCCGAAGGCAGAATGCGGAGTCTGA